The window CGTTTGGTGCTGGCCTTCCAACCGCATCGGTATACACGCACACGTGATTTATTTGAAGATTTTGTTAAGGTAATTTCGACCGCCGATGCAGTTGTTTTGGCAGAAGTGTATGCCGCCGGCGAGGCCCCGATCGTCGCTGCCGATGGTCGTGCGCTGGCCAGAGCTTTAAGAGTAACAGGCAAAGTAGAGCCGGTTTTTGTAGAAGAGATTAGCGATATGCCAGACAATCTTTTACATGTGCTGAAAGATGGCGATGTATTGATTGTAATGGGTGCCGGATCGATCAGCGCTGTTCCGGCAAAACTGGCAAATGCATTTGATTAATAAGTACTAAAGACTGACGAAGTTAATGCTATTAACTTCAATATAAGCGAAGTAAAGACGATTGAATTTCATACGGAATAGAAGACAGAGATGCCATCATGAGTGACATTGCAAACGTAAACGAATTAGGTAAAGTTGGCGTACTGTTTGGTGGGCGCTCCGCTGAGCGTGAGATATCGATCATGTCCGGCACGGGCGTACTGGCGGCTTTAAAAAGCAAAGGTGTGGATGCGCATGGCTTTGATACTGGCGAGCGTAGTCTGGCTGATCTGGCAGCTGAAAAATTTGATCGTGTCTTTATCGCTCTGCATGGTCGTTTCGGTGAGGACGGTAGCTTACAAGGTGTGCTGGAGCAATTAGGTATTCCCTACACCGGCAGCGGCGTAATGGCGTCAGCTATTGCGATGGACAAAATTTTTACTAAGAAAATTTGGCAGAACCATCAGTTGACGACACCAGCATACGAAGTATTAAACGCTGAAACGGAATTGCGTCTGGTACCAGATCGTCTGAGTTTGCCTTTGATTTTAAAACCGCCACATGAAGGCTCGACAATTGGCATCACTAAAGTAAATGGCTACTCCGATATGAAGGATGCCTATGCTTTGGCAGCGCAATTTGATGACGAGGTATTGGCTGAAGAATTTATTCAAGGTCGCGAACTGACCGTAGCAATTTTGGGTACTGGTAAAGACGCTTACGCCTTACCCATCATTGAGATCGTAGCGCCACAAGGTAATTACGACTATCAGAATAAATATTTTACCGACGATACCAAGTACCTTTGTCCTGCGCCGTTAGATGCTGCATTGTCAGAGCAAATACGGCAAATGTCTGTAGACGCTTACCGTGCAGTGAATTGCGAAGGCTGGGCGCGGGTTGATGTATTGCTCCGAGCATCCGACAACCAAGCGTTTTTGATTGAGGTCAATACTTCGCCAGGTATGACAGGACATTCGCTGGTGCCAATGGCCGCTCGTGCAGTTGGTTTAAGTTATGAAGATTTATGTCTGAAAATTTTGCAATCCGCTCGCTTAAAGATGTCGAAGGGTAATCAGTAAGCATATGTGGCAAGACGTCAGGTCTATGAATACAACAGCAAATGCGTTGTTCGGTGTTTTTTTGCTTGCGTTGATGATGTCTGGTGTGTGGTGGTTAGTGCAGCGTCCGATGTTTACGTTAAAAGTAATTCAAGTGGTAGGCGCCGATCAGCAGCCATTACGACACGTGAATGCACTGACGATT of the Undibacterium sp. 5I1 genome contains:
- a CDS encoding D-alanine--D-alanine ligase, whose protein sequence is MSDIANVNELGKVGVLFGGRSAEREISIMSGTGVLAALKSKGVDAHGFDTGERSLADLAAEKFDRVFIALHGRFGEDGSLQGVLEQLGIPYTGSGVMASAIAMDKIFTKKIWQNHQLTTPAYEVLNAETELRLVPDRLSLPLILKPPHEGSTIGITKVNGYSDMKDAYALAAQFDDEVLAEEFIQGRELTVAILGTGKDAYALPIIEIVAPQGNYDYQNKYFTDDTKYLCPAPLDAALSEQIRQMSVDAYRAVNCEGWARVDVLLRASDNQAFLIEVNTSPGMTGHSLVPMAARAVGLSYEDLCLKILQSARLKMSKGNQ